From the genome of Triticum aestivum cultivar Chinese Spring chromosome 3B, IWGSC CS RefSeq v2.1, whole genome shotgun sequence, one region includes:
- the LOC123068728 gene encoding uncharacterized protein, translated as MVLGKIAIVIGSGIIGTMVTGGDGSKLPDLRDVLSFSFKFMKQDKKEGSSNASPQNDLLLSQVNYLRDQLQALSREAQCPQIINVNGGPGAGAYGLTFIAVGAIGYLYIRWKGWKISDMMFVTKRGLADACNIVGKQLDQVSESVHASKKHLAGRIDRVDCSLDECHEIIEATGKEVTVIHGDLSAFQEEIQSVHHVVRTLETKLGRLAYTQDHTTRGIHELCEFTKRLDRSPKADTLKVTASTPLPAIESSEGITRTASLPSGSEPVSPVAQSPRADPPKVLRSSTAISASGLSMLAGTTAIPKRAVINRATSMKEGVPTPEAPKNTSSAAAATLKRPVSGSSRFGFLRGFAS; from the exons ATGGTGCTCGGCAAGATCGCCATCGTCATCGGCTCAG GGATCATCGGAACCATGGTCACCGGCGGCGACGGCAGCAAGCTTCCGGACCTCAGGGACGTGCTCTCCTTCTCCTTCAAG TTCATGAAGCAGGACAAGAAGGAAGGCTCGTCCAACGCCTCGCCGCAGAACGACCTCTTGTTGTCTCAG GTCAACTATCTCAGGGATCAGCTCCAAGCATTGTCCCGTGAGGCTCAATGCCCGCAGATTATCAACGTCAATGGCGGACCAG GCGCTGGTGCTTATGGTTTAACTTTTATTGCTGTTGGAGCCATTGGCTATTTATACATAAGATGGAAG GGATGGAAAATTTCTGATATGATGTTTGTCACCAAGCGTGGCTTGGCTGATGCCTGCAACATAGTTGGCAAACAATTGGATCAGGTTTCAGAAAGTGTTCAT GCTTCAAAAAAGCATTTGGCTGGAAGGATCGACCGAGTCGATTGTAGTCTAGATGAATGCCACGAAATTATTGAAGCCACAGGGAAAGAG GTTACAGTCATACATGGAGATCTAAGTGCCTTTCAGGAGGAAATACAATCAGTTCACCATGTTGTCCGCACTCTG GAGACAAAGCTTGGACGCCTTGCATATACTCAA GATCACACAACACGAGGAATACATGAGTTATGTGAGTTCACTAAAAGATTGGATCGGAGTCCGAAAGCCGATACTCTTAAG GTCACAGCATCAACTCCTCTCCCTGCAATCGAGTCTTCAGAAGGAATTACTAGG ACTGCTTCGTTGCCGTCAGGTTCAGAACCCGTGTCTCCTGTAGCTCAATCACCTAGAGCAGATCCACCTAAG GTTCTGCGTTCGTCTACAGCCATATCAGCATCAGGACTGAGTATGCTAGCTGGAACTACAGCAATACCTAAAAGG GCTGTGATCAACCGGGCAACTTCGATGAAGGAAGGAGTGCCGACCCCCGAGGCCCCAAAGAACACTTCAAGCGCAGCAGCAGCAACCCTCAAGAGACCTGTTTCGGGTTCGAGCCGGTTCGGTTTCCTGCGGGGTTTCGCCAGTTGA